The Desmonostoc muscorum LEGE 12446 genome includes a region encoding these proteins:
- a CDS encoding transposase — MRQKIKGRKRHIIVDALGLLIVVVITAANLTEQAGAKQVISKLNSISYA, encoded by the coding sequence GTGAGACAAAAAATAAAAGGACGTAAGCGGCATATAATCGTTGATGCTTTAGGCTTGCTTATCGTTGTAGTCATCACAGCCGCAAACCTAACTGAACAAGCGGGCGCAAAACAAGTTATATCAAAACTGAATTCTATATCATACGCCTGA
- a CDS encoding collagen-like protein, with product MHKSLKSKLPLLLTFYLFTNFLPASGSVSCPAVASDKYDKVASNYGTDGRIGSNGRSGRDGSSGENQNIFVDGSPVNLDLSGKDGEDGEDGERGYRPNCGNQRDNVSHDINAPNGGSGGSGGKGGDGGNGGSITVYYKNLIDLRNIFVRATAGEGGRGGRGGNGTAGCKCRRRKWEVQTCEGTPGTPNYKCTNKVYRCSDGSDGRDGSDGRDGRKGSLGTLSIVNSKEALADENPTVKLAISELTNKPFNLSKNKWNVRPGAISLLAPGSAIADNYREFEQRLEEAFQIVWQERQPITSFANEVVTVNLTDSKEVEVSFPEDLWVAGSSKSEANLTTYTVNHAIPKKDVTRLAVAEFADAGQNLNLKIVDLAAKSDAINTQFRLKFRAQDSLHGFSGYKTEYEGDILDEFVTRDYNRFTLALGKLKIDNEALRPGVNVEIEVIAIRSLGERSAKQTIRWQGVVRKPRRN from the coding sequence ATGCACAAAAGTTTGAAAAGTAAGCTGCCACTTCTGCTGACATTCTACTTATTTACAAACTTTTTACCTGCCTCTGGTTCAGTTTCATGTCCAGCCGTTGCCTCTGACAAATATGATAAAGTAGCCAGTAATTATGGCACAGATGGACGCATAGGAAGCAATGGGCGTTCGGGTAGAGATGGTTCTAGTGGTGAGAACCAGAATATTTTTGTCGATGGTTCACCTGTGAATCTTGATCTATCGGGGAAAGACGGGGAAGATGGGGAAGATGGAGAACGGGGTTATCGACCTAACTGTGGAAACCAACGTGATAATGTCAGCCACGATATCAATGCACCAAATGGCGGTAGTGGTGGTAGCGGCGGTAAAGGAGGAGATGGGGGTAATGGTGGTTCGATAACGGTTTACTACAAGAATTTGATAGACTTGCGAAATATTTTTGTCCGCGCCACTGCCGGCGAAGGCGGACGCGGCGGTAGAGGTGGGAATGGTACGGCGGGTTGTAAGTGTCGCAGACGGAAATGGGAAGTGCAAACTTGCGAAGGAACTCCCGGTACTCCTAATTATAAGTGTACTAACAAGGTTTATCGATGTAGTGACGGTAGTGATGGGCGAGATGGTAGCGATGGTAGGGATGGTAGGAAAGGAAGCTTAGGAACTTTGAGTATTGTCAACAGCAAGGAAGCTTTGGCTGATGAGAATCCGACTGTGAAGTTAGCAATTTCGGAATTGACAAATAAACCATTTAACCTGTCGAAAAACAAGTGGAATGTTCGTCCGGGGGCAATTTCTCTACTTGCGCCTGGTTCGGCGATCGCCGATAATTATCGAGAGTTTGAACAGCGTTTAGAAGAAGCTTTTCAAATAGTTTGGCAAGAAAGACAACCCATCACTAGTTTTGCCAATGAAGTGGTAACAGTAAATTTAACTGACAGTAAAGAAGTAGAAGTTAGTTTTCCTGAGGATTTATGGGTTGCTGGTAGCAGCAAAAGTGAAGCTAATTTGACAACTTATACTGTTAACCATGCCATTCCCAAAAAAGATGTTACTCGGTTAGCTGTGGCTGAGTTTGCCGATGCAGGACAAAATCTGAATTTAAAAATAGTTGATTTGGCAGCAAAATCTGATGCCATTAATACTCAGTTTCGCCTCAAATTCCGTGCCCAAGATAGCTTGCACGGTTTTTCTGGCTACAAAACTGAATATGAAGGGGATATTCTCGATGAATTTGTGACTCGTGACTACAACCGTTTTACTCTAGCTTTGGGTAAGCTGAAAATTGATAACGAAGCTTTACGTCCTGGTGTGAATGTTGAGATTGAAGTGATAGCGATTCGTTCTTTGGGAGAACGTTCTGCTAAGCAAACTATTCGTTGGCAAGGTGTAGTTCGTAAGCCTAGAAGAAATTAA
- a CDS encoding serine/threonine-protein kinase, with amino-acid sequence MSYCLNPRCPKPENSGNVNFCLTCGSKLLLKERYRAIKPIGQGGFGRTFLAVDEDKPSKPRCVIKQFYPQAQGTNTVQKAVELFNQEAVQLDELGKHPQIPELLAYFTQEDRQYLVQEFIDGQNLAQELAHKGAFSEAQIWQLLNDLLPVLQFCHAKQVIHRDIKPENIILRSGDGKLVLVDFGASKSATGTALNRTGTSIGTPEYVAPEQMRGRAVFASDIYSLGATCINLLTRRSPFDSYDTNNDTWIWQKYIKTPVSNALSRILNKMLESIPMRRYQTVDAVLKDLNQHSQPATPAKPVPQPPANSTPPLVPQSPSQIDLELEQIKTQFVVGNKPQPNKIQPPNSTPQPSSKSQIDQELEELKAKYLGNNNP; translated from the coding sequence ATGAGTTATTGCCTTAATCCCCGTTGTCCGAAGCCTGAAAATTCTGGTAATGTCAATTTTTGCTTGACTTGCGGTTCTAAGTTACTTCTCAAAGAGCGATACCGTGCTATTAAACCAATAGGTCAAGGTGGTTTTGGCAGAACTTTTTTAGCTGTGGATGAAGATAAACCATCAAAACCGCGCTGTGTAATTAAACAGTTTTATCCCCAAGCTCAAGGCACTAATACTGTGCAAAAAGCCGTGGAGTTATTCAACCAAGAAGCGGTACAGTTAGATGAATTGGGTAAGCATCCCCAAATTCCAGAACTTTTAGCATATTTTACCCAAGAAGATCGCCAGTATCTTGTCCAAGAATTTATTGATGGCCAAAATTTAGCTCAGGAGTTAGCACATAAAGGTGCTTTTAGTGAAGCGCAAATCTGGCAATTACTCAATGATTTATTACCAGTATTGCAGTTTTGTCACGCCAAACAAGTGATTCACCGCGATATTAAGCCGGAAAATATTATTTTACGTAGCGGTGATGGCAAATTAGTTTTAGTAGATTTTGGTGCTTCTAAATCTGCTACTGGCACTGCCTTAAATAGAACTGGCACTAGTATTGGAACTCCCGAATATGTCGCTCCTGAACAAATGCGAGGTAGGGCTGTTTTTGCCAGCGATATTTATAGTTTGGGTGCTACTTGTATTAATTTATTAACCAGGCGATCGCCCTTCGATTCCTATGATACCAACAACGATACTTGGATTTGGCAGAAATACATAAAAACTCCTGTTAGTAATGCATTAAGTCGCATTCTCAACAAGATGTTAGAAAGTATCCCAATGCGCCGTTATCAAACAGTAGATGCCGTTTTAAAAGACTTAAATCAACACTCACAACCAGCTACACCAGCAAAGCCTGTTCCTCAACCTCCGGCTAATTCTACACCTCCTTTAGTCCCCCAATCTCCTAGCCAAATCGATTTAGAATTAGAGCAAATAAAAACCCAGTTTGTCGTTGGCAATAAACCCCAACCAAATAAAATCCAACCACCAAATTCAACACCTCAACCTTCTAGTAAAAGTCAAATAGATCAAGAATTAGAAGAACTAAAAGCTAAATATCTTGGCAATAACAATCCGTAG
- a CDS encoding PIN domain-containing protein, with translation MLTLELSDAELAGRIYADLERTGQPIGLADAIIAAIAIQQNLTLVSGNLSHYQRIQALGYNLKLDNWRI, from the coding sequence GTGTTAACACTAGAACTCAGTGATGCTGAGTTGGCGGGACGCATTTATGCAGATTTAGAACGCACAGGACAACCAATAGGACTTGCTGATGCCATTATTGCAGCTATTGCAATCCAACAAAACTTAACTTTAGTCAGTGGTAATTTATCCCATTATCAGCGGATTCAAGCATTAGGCTACAACTTGAAGCTGGATAATTGGCGAATCTAA
- a CDS encoding DUF6334 family protein, protein MAINEFPIGQRLIGVSTISDVEYDGDELCLDEVNLYLEDTEQKITVVTLLPIADTDEIKVIIEEAIKKNNQVSAKSYNLLYTSLPLYVKLMSVWVCENVQGYQDQVIFAFESLHPTITFLAEGSVIKVFMHEQVYKKENELTKAIIEATEDLVMEMKNASMNLTEVAENSPNQSKIVE, encoded by the coding sequence ATGGCAATCAATGAATTTCCTATCGGGCAACGTCTAATAGGTGTATCAACAATTAGTGATGTAGAATATGACGGGGATGAACTTTGTCTAGATGAAGTTAATCTTTATTTGGAAGATACAGAACAGAAAATTACAGTAGTAACTCTTTTACCTATTGCTGATACTGATGAAATAAAAGTAATAATAGAAGAAGCTATCAAAAAGAATAATCAAGTTTCTGCTAAGTCTTATAATTTATTATATACTTCACTACCACTGTATGTAAAATTGATGTCGGTTTGGGTGTGTGAAAATGTTCAAGGTTATCAAGATCAGGTAATTTTTGCTTTTGAAAGTTTACATCCCACTATTACGTTTCTTGCTGAGGGTTCAGTTATTAAAGTATTTATGCATGAGCAAGTATACAAGAAAGAAAATGAATTGACAAAAGCAATTATAGAAGCCACTGAAGACTTGGTAATGGAAATGAAAAATGCATCGATGAATTTAACAGAGGTTGCTGAAAATTCTCCAAATCAATCAAAAATAGTTGAGTAG
- a CDS encoding YbjN domain-containing protein, which yields MTSYQETLTSDEAINELIAETTGINHVEVIENVIDSLEQDDSAMVSHTPEGSYLWKFKYGSVEVFVQLSGKSDEDTITVWSAVLDLPAKNEPKLMRYLLELNCSSTFEARFGIIENRVVVISTRTLAELSPGEVSRLITIVATIADNNDDALQSEFGAA from the coding sequence ATGACAAGCTACCAAGAAACTCTAACTAGTGACGAAGCCATCAATGAGTTAATCGCCGAGACAACGGGTATTAACCATGTGGAGGTAATTGAAAATGTCATCGACAGCTTAGAACAAGATGACAGTGCAATGGTTAGCCACACACCAGAGGGTAGTTATCTCTGGAAATTTAAGTACGGGAGTGTGGAAGTATTTGTCCAACTCAGTGGAAAAAGCGATGAAGACACCATAACGGTTTGGTCTGCGGTGCTAGATTTACCTGCCAAAAATGAACCTAAGTTAATGCGGTATCTTTTGGAGTTAAATTGCTCTAGCACTTTTGAAGCGCGTTTCGGTATTATTGAAAATCGGGTGGTTGTGATATCCACACGCACCTTAGCGGAGTTGTCTCCCGGCGAAGTCTCTAGGCTAATCACCATTGTGGCAACGATCGCTGATAACAACGATGATGCTTTACAATCTGAATTTGGCGCAGCTTAA
- a CDS encoding response regulator transcription factor — MSINWVATILVVEDCRQELELISYYLRDKGYNVIKATTAKEALELVLEEKPDAIVTDVVMPGMSGFELCRFLKTNPTNPKIPIVICSSKNQTIHQLWAKKQGADAYIIKPYTPEQLLNLIQSVEAIV, encoded by the coding sequence TTGAGTATTAACTGGGTGGCTACTATTCTAGTTGTAGAAGATTGTCGGCAGGAATTGGAATTAATTAGTTATTATCTGAGAGATAAAGGTTACAATGTAATTAAGGCAACTACTGCTAAAGAAGCTCTAGAACTAGTTTTAGAAGAAAAGCCGGATGCGATTGTTACTGACGTTGTAATGCCGGGGATGAGTGGATTTGAATTATGTCGCTTCCTCAAAACAAATCCGACTAATCCAAAAATACCTATTGTAATTTGTAGTAGTAAAAATCAGACAATTCACCAGTTGTGGGCAAAGAAGCAAGGTGCTGATGCTTATATAATTAAGCCTTATACGCCTGAACAACTACTGAATCTGATTCAATCAGTAGAGGCTATTGTTTAG
- a CDS encoding response regulator — protein sequence MKTLPISRYRFFQKLQPLSLLKKITSKSVTGCLQVFSTSGSWSIYVDEGKLIYACYSEKMFEPLYRNLQRLSQQISTLPRGIHEQLRAIFETGIENQAIPNPDYLAICWLVNQKYISPSQAAILIEELALEVLESFLSLEQGSYEFIPESFLDDMPKFCHLNLRLLVERCQSPRSNAEHFSVRVGANSQTLTVSPVQPSQFLRKNQPQPETKTTQKSPRPYNGNKPGTSDNTSQQVVQPPTQKKVYTIFCIDDSPAVLSTIQSYLDEQTFSVIGVSDSFKALMQIIRTKPDIILLDISMPHLDGYELCSLLRKHSHFKNTPVIMVSAKSGLIDRAKAKLVGASGYLAKPFTQGDLLKVIFKHIV from the coding sequence ATGAAGACACTTCCGATTAGTAGATACAGATTTTTCCAAAAACTCCAACCCCTATCTCTGTTGAAAAAAATCACGAGTAAGTCTGTTACTGGTTGTTTGCAAGTATTTAGCACTTCAGGTTCTTGGTCAATATATGTAGATGAAGGTAAACTGATTTATGCCTGCTACTCAGAGAAAATGTTTGAGCCACTTTACAGAAATTTGCAACGCTTGAGTCAGCAAATTTCTACTCTCCCTCGCGGAATTCATGAACAACTGCGGGCGATATTTGAAACTGGCATTGAAAATCAAGCAATACCAAATCCAGATTATCTAGCTATTTGCTGGTTAGTCAATCAAAAATATATCAGTCCCTCTCAAGCAGCGATTTTGATAGAGGAATTAGCACTAGAAGTTTTGGAATCATTTCTGAGCTTAGAACAGGGAAGTTATGAATTTATTCCTGAAAGCTTTTTGGATGATATGCCAAAGTTTTGTCATCTGAATCTTCGTTTACTAGTTGAACGATGTCAATCGCCCAGAAGCAACGCAGAGCATTTTTCTGTAAGGGTAGGAGCTAATAGCCAGACATTAACAGTTTCCCCCGTACAACCCTCGCAATTTTTGCGAAAAAATCAGCCGCAACCTGAAACTAAAACTACACAAAAGTCGCCCAGACCGTACAACGGCAATAAACCAGGAACATCCGATAATACGAGTCAGCAAGTTGTACAACCGCCTACTCAGAAAAAAGTCTACACAATCTTTTGTATTGATGATAGTCCTGCGGTATTGAGTACTATTCAAAGTTATTTAGATGAGCAAACTTTTTCGGTTATCGGAGTCAGCGATTCGTTCAAAGCTTTAATGCAGATTATCCGCACAAAACCCGACATAATTTTGTTGGATATTTCCATGCCTCATTTAGATGGATATGAACTTTGCTCTTTACTGCGGAAACACTCGCATTTTAAAAATACACCTGTGATTATGGTGTCAGCAAAATCAGGATTGATAGATAGAGCTAAAGCCAAATTAGTCGGAGCATCAGGCTATTTAGCCAAGCCTTTTACGCAAGGAGATTTATTAAAAGTAATATTTAAGCATATTGTTTAG
- a CDS encoding trifunctional serine/threonine-protein kinase/ATP-binding protein/sensor histidine kinase: protein MVADTLSCSTVLAQPLAELVYQKTKGNPFFATQFLRALHQEGYIAYDLQVGHWQCDMVSVKLLSLTDDVVQFMARQLQKLPEVTQEILKLAACVGAQFDLETLAIVSQQSATDVATALWKALEEGLILPTSQIYKFFQGAQKSEPEETVNPTYRFLHDRVQQAAYYLIPDDQKQATHLKIGQLLLQNTPPEAVELNVFDIVNQLNNGIALIDRIGDRYELAQLNLIAGKKAKISTAYKAAIKYCAIGMEMLPEDSWQTAYDLTFKLYRECAECEYITGRFDEAERLFHRALQYAQNKFHLADIYGLQLALRSNQGENLLGSYEAALSGLSVMGMSIPATDEGQQALIATTLKEIHLKLETLQPADLFDLPAMTDPAKKVCMSILPNLWGAAYTGGNQALTILSILLMVDTSLTYGNAESSGCSYCLYGMMLTIQGDYRSAYEFATLGRKLDRQFNSTKFIPKTNNVFGHAINPYNRPLVENVAVYQQSLQTSYETGDIGFGIWAVICLIWTMLLKGDCLSEVYGETEKYLSYVQQVNNVNMTHTFNLQQQFLLHLQGLLAEPDLLVNHTENRILCLDVWQKNNFEAGINWYCFLKLQLLYLYGHYADALEVAAIAEKTLASNLGLFPIVLFHFYYPLSLAALYPEATPENQQHYWNVMQQHRQLLETWTQTCPENFLHQSLLLGAEMAKVSGNYANAIACYDRAITAAKENHFTQIEALANELAAKFYLEWGKDRIAQEYITQAYYAYARWGAKAKVADLEKRYPQLLAPILQQTRSPLSTNETIFGLGSVTSSSSTTCSSVSDILDLKAILKASQTISGEIELEKLLSSLLSIVIEDAGADKCVLMLLRDERLLVKGLIVEGAQPIVLQRLPVEDSQDIPLKLIYKVKHNRQTVVLVDAIADPILANDPYILRQQPKSILCCPILHQGKLMGILYLENNLATGAFTSDRVELLNLLCAQAAISLENARLYELSHKYAQQLEQSFAELSASNSRFEKLVDNVPGVVYQYQISADGAMSLTYISRECDELYEITAEQAIANVQLLLERIHPDDEASYQQSVTDSMQTLNPFEWSGRIITPSGIIKWIHAEARIEQKANGTVVWDGLLLDISQGKLAEAELQQKAQELETALQNLQQAQLQMVQSEKMSALGNLVAGVAHEMNNPLGFIAASIKQAKPTFADIVEHLKLYQETLSHKSEEIIDHESEIDLEYSLEDLPKMLDSMTIACDRLKNISTSLRTFSRADRDYKVPFNIHEGIDSTILILKHRLKANEQRPAIAVVTNYGNLPQIQCFPGQLNQVFMNILANAIDALDESNDGRSFEEIKANPNCITITTSLENNLVKIAIMDNGKGMSELVKQKIFDHLFTTKTVGKGTGLGLAIARQIVEETHNGKLSCNSVLGEGTEFIIEIPV, encoded by the coding sequence TTGGTTGCCGACACCCTCAGTTGTTCCACAGTTCTAGCGCAACCCCTGGCAGAGTTAGTCTATCAAAAAACCAAAGGCAACCCGTTCTTTGCTACCCAATTTCTCAGAGCTTTGCATCAGGAGGGCTACATTGCCTATGACCTGCAAGTAGGACACTGGCAGTGCGATATGGTATCAGTGAAATTGCTCTCGCTCACTGATGATGTAGTCCAGTTCATGGCGCGGCAATTACAAAAGTTGCCAGAAGTTACTCAAGAGATACTGAAGCTGGCTGCTTGTGTGGGGGCACAGTTCGATCTGGAAACATTGGCGATCGTTTCACAACAATCAGCAACCGATGTCGCAACAGCATTGTGGAAAGCCTTGGAGGAAGGCTTGATTTTACCCACGAGTCAGATTTACAAGTTTTTTCAGGGTGCCCAAAAATCTGAGCCAGAAGAGACAGTTAATCCAACCTATCGTTTCCTGCATGATCGCGTCCAGCAAGCTGCCTACTATCTGATTCCTGACGACCAAAAGCAAGCCACTCATCTCAAAATTGGGCAATTGCTATTGCAAAATACGCCACCTGAAGCTGTAGAACTCAATGTTTTTGATATTGTTAATCAGTTGAACAATGGAATTGCTCTGATAGATCGAATCGGCGATCGCTATGAGTTAGCTCAGTTGAATCTGATTGCTGGCAAAAAAGCAAAAATTTCCACAGCTTATAAGGCAGCCATTAAATATTGCGCCATCGGCATGGAAATGCTTCCCGAAGATAGTTGGCAGACTGCCTACGACCTCACATTTAAGCTTTATCGGGAATGTGCAGAGTGCGAATACATCACAGGGCGCTTTGACGAGGCAGAAAGACTCTTCCATCGAGCATTACAGTACGCTCAGAATAAATTCCATCTAGCAGATATTTATGGTCTGCAACTAGCCCTGAGATCCAATCAGGGAGAGAATCTACTCGGCAGTTATGAGGCTGCACTGAGTGGCTTGAGTGTTATGGGCATGAGCATTCCGGCAACCGATGAAGGTCAGCAAGCGCTGATTGCAACGACACTCAAGGAGATTCACCTCAAACTCGAAACTCTACAACCCGCAGATTTATTCGATCTGCCTGCGATGACCGATCCGGCGAAGAAGGTATGTATGTCAATCCTCCCCAATTTATGGGGAGCTGCTTATACTGGCGGCAATCAAGCGCTGACAATTCTGAGTATCCTCTTAATGGTTGATACTTCATTAACCTATGGCAATGCCGAAAGTTCGGGCTGTTCTTACTGTTTGTATGGGATGATGCTCACGATTCAAGGGGATTATCGAAGTGCTTATGAGTTCGCTACCTTGGGGCGAAAGCTCGATCGCCAATTCAATAGCACCAAGTTCATTCCCAAAACCAATAACGTTTTTGGTCATGCAATCAATCCCTACAATAGACCACTGGTGGAAAACGTCGCAGTTTACCAACAATCTCTTCAGACCAGTTATGAAACAGGTGATATTGGGTTTGGCATCTGGGCAGTAATATGTCTCATTTGGACGATGCTGTTGAAGGGCGATTGCCTATCAGAAGTGTATGGCGAAACAGAGAAATACTTGAGCTATGTGCAGCAAGTAAATAACGTGAATATGACGCATACATTTAACCTACAGCAGCAATTTCTTTTACACCTGCAAGGTTTGTTGGCAGAACCCGATCTACTGGTTAATCATACCGAGAACAGGATTCTCTGCCTTGATGTTTGGCAGAAGAATAATTTTGAAGCTGGGATCAATTGGTATTGCTTCTTGAAACTCCAGCTATTGTACTTGTATGGTCACTATGCCGATGCCCTGGAAGTCGCTGCTATTGCTGAAAAAACCCTGGCTTCTAATCTTGGTCTGTTTCCGATCGTTTTATTCCACTTCTATTACCCGCTGAGTTTAGCCGCGCTTTATCCAGAAGCAACACCAGAGAATCAACAGCACTACTGGAATGTGATGCAGCAGCACCGACAGCTTCTAGAAACCTGGACGCAGACTTGTCCAGAGAACTTTTTGCATCAATCGCTGTTGCTTGGGGCTGAAATGGCAAAAGTTTCTGGTAACTACGCAAATGCGATCGCCTGTTACGATCGCGCCATTACCGCAGCCAAAGAAAATCACTTTACTCAAATTGAAGCACTCGCCAACGAACTAGCAGCAAAGTTTTACCTGGAGTGGGGTAAGGATCGGATTGCTCAGGAGTATATTACTCAAGCCTACTATGCCTATGCTCGCTGGGGTGCAAAAGCCAAAGTCGCCGACTTAGAAAAACGCTATCCCCAATTACTTGCTCCTATATTACAGCAAACCCGTTCTCCCCTTTCCACTAACGAAACCATCTTCGGCTTGGGGAGTGTTACATCAAGCAGTTCGACTACTTGCAGCAGTGTCTCAGATATCCTAGATTTAAAAGCTATTCTCAAAGCTTCCCAAACTATCTCAGGTGAAATCGAACTGGAAAAATTGCTCTCCTCATTGCTTTCCATTGTCATCGAAGATGCAGGGGCTGATAAATGTGTGTTAATGCTGTTGCGAGACGAGCGCTTGTTGGTCAAAGGGCTGATTGTTGAGGGGGCACAACCAATCGTATTGCAGCGGCTTCCGGTTGAAGACAGCCAGGACATTCCCCTGAAGCTGATTTACAAAGTCAAGCATAACAGGCAGACTGTTGTCCTGGTGGATGCCATAGCAGATCCGATCTTAGCCAACGACCCCTATATTCTTCGTCAGCAGCCTAAGAGTATCTTGTGTTGCCCGATTTTGCATCAAGGGAAATTGATGGGCATTTTATATCTAGAAAATAATTTAGCAACGGGGGCGTTCACAAGCGATCGCGTCGAACTGCTGAATTTACTCTGCGCCCAAGCCGCAATTTCTCTAGAAAATGCCCGACTTTATGAACTTTCTCACAAATATGCCCAACAGCTAGAGCAGTCATTTGCCGAATTGAGTGCGAGTAATTCTCGCTTTGAGAAACTTGTAGATAATGTTCCTGGGGTTGTTTATCAGTACCAGATATCTGCTGATGGTGCAATGTCTCTAACCTACATCAGCAGAGAATGTGATGAACTATACGAAATCACAGCCGAACAAGCGATCGCTAATGTGCAGTTGCTCTTGGAGAGAATACATCCAGATGATGAAGCAAGTTACCAGCAGTCTGTTACTGATTCAATGCAAACCCTAAATCCTTTTGAGTGGTCAGGGCGAATTATTACACCATCTGGGATTATTAAATGGATTCACGCCGAAGCTCGAATAGAACAAAAAGCCAATGGAACTGTAGTTTGGGATGGATTGTTGTTGGATATTAGCCAAGGCAAACTTGCCGAAGCCGAACTTCAACAAAAAGCACAAGAGCTAGAAACTGCTTTACAAAACCTGCAACAAGCCCAATTACAAATGGTCCAAAGTGAAAAAATGTCTGCCTTGGGTAACTTAGTTGCTGGTGTGGCTCACGAAATGAATAATCCTTTAGGTTTTATTGCTGCCAGTATTAAACAAGCTAAACCTACCTTCGCCGATATTGTGGAACACTTGAAACTCTATCAAGAAACATTATCCCATAAGAGTGAAGAAATCATCGACCACGAGTCAGAAATTGATTTGGAATATAGCTTAGAGGACTTGCCGAAAATGCTTGATTCCATGACAATCGCGTGCGATAGGCTCAAAAATATCAGCACTAGTTTACGTACTTTCTCTCGTGCCGATCGCGACTACAAAGTACCGTTTAATATTCACGAAGGTATTGATAGCACCATTCTCATTCTCAAACATCGTCTGAAAGCTAACGAACAACGTCCGGCGATCGCAGTTGTCACCAACTACGGTAATTTACCTCAAATTCAATGTTTCCCTGGGCAATTAAACCAGGTATTCATGAATATTCTAGCAAATGCTATTGATGCATTAGATGAATCTAATGATGGACGAAGTTTTGAGGAAATTAAAGCCAATCCTAACTGCATTACAATTACAACTTCACTGGAAAATAATCTAGTTAAAATTGCCATTATGGATAATGGGAAGGGGATGAGTGAATTAGTTAAACAAAAAATATTCGACCATTTATTTACTACCAAAACTGTAGGAAAAGGGACCGGTTTAGGACTGGCGATCGCTCGACAAATTGTCGAAGAAACCCACAACGGTAAGTTGAGTTGCAACTCTGTTCTGGGTGAAGGTACAGAATTTATTATTGAAATTCCAGTGTAA